A genomic segment from Patescibacteria group bacterium encodes:
- a CDS encoding YggT family protein translates to MLAEFSLNFINLFVFIFNIVLLARVLMSWIDPNPKGGFGALLVDLTEPVLIPIRMILPKTQMIDFAPLVAFLLMQLLVQGANSLLG, encoded by the coding sequence ATGCTAGCCGAGTTTTCTTTAAATTTTATTAATTTATTTGTCTTTATTTTTAATATCGTTTTATTGGCGCGCGTATTAATGAGCTGGATCGACCCAAACCCCAAGGGCGGTTTTGGCGCGCTATTGGTTGATTTAACCGAGCCAGTATTAATACCAATTCGGATGATTCTGCCAAAGACACAGATGATTGATTTTGCTCCGCTGGTCGCTTTTTTGCTAATGCAGCTGTTGGTCCAGGGCGCCAACAGCTTGCTAGGCTGA